A window of the Xiashengella succiniciproducens genome harbors these coding sequences:
- a CDS encoding glutamate synthase subunit beta, whose translation MGNPRGFIEVPRKESGSRPVIERVDDYGEVEQVLNDEDRKLQASRCMDCGIPFCHWACPVGSKIPEWQDAVYKGDFELAYKVLHSTNSFPEFTGRVCPAPCEKSCVLAIHEEAVTIRENEAATVEKAFELGYVVPRIPKKRTGKKVAVIGSGPAGLSAADMLNQAGHSVTVFERDDAVGGLLRYGIPDFKLNKKVIDRRIQIFEAEGIEFRTNVSVGETISGKEILDQFDAVVLAIGAMKPRDLSVEGRDLAGVYFAMEYLKQQNKVNRGVIFNGERIDAKDKRVLVIGGGDTGSDCVGTANRQKAQWVGQIEILPKPPVKRQHGNPWPFWPHVLKTSTSHEEGCERMWSLATRRFTGEKGHVTGVEVVEVEWVKEEGRMVMKEKEGTLRVIPADLVLLSMGFVHPVHEGLISELGLDLDQRGNIKIEKNYSTSVKGVFAAGDAANGASLVVTAIAKGREAAQNVNNYLLNC comes from the coding sequence ATGGGAAATCCAAGAGGTTTTATAGAAGTGCCACGAAAGGAGAGTGGCAGCCGTCCTGTTATTGAAAGAGTTGACGATTACGGTGAAGTTGAGCAGGTGCTCAACGATGAGGACAGGAAGTTACAGGCATCCAGATGTATGGATTGCGGTATTCCGTTCTGTCACTGGGCTTGTCCCGTTGGAAGCAAGATCCCTGAATGGCAGGATGCTGTATATAAGGGTGATTTCGAACTTGCATACAAGGTTCTTCATTCTACTAACAGCTTTCCTGAATTTACCGGTCGTGTATGCCCTGCACCTTGTGAGAAATCATGTGTACTTGCTATTCATGAAGAGGCTGTGACTATCCGTGAGAATGAAGCAGCTACTGTTGAGAAGGCTTTTGAACTTGGTTATGTTGTTCCTCGCATTCCAAAGAAGAGGACAGGTAAGAAGGTCGCAGTAATCGGTTCAGGTCCTGCAGGACTTTCTGCTGCTGATATGCTCAATCAAGCTGGACATTCTGTAACGGTATTCGAACGTGATGATGCAGTCGGAGGACTCTTGCGTTACGGTATACCCGATTTTAAACTTAACAAGAAAGTTATCGACAGACGTATCCAGATTTTCGAGGCTGAAGGTATCGAGTTTAGAACCAATGTGTCGGTTGGTGAAACTATTAGCGGAAAGGAGATACTTGATCAGTTTGATGCGGTTGTCCTGGCCATTGGTGCCATGAAACCACGTGACCTGTCAGTGGAGGGCCGTGACCTGGCTGGTGTCTATTTTGCAATGGAATACCTGAAGCAACAAAACAAGGTCAATCGTGGAGTAATCTTCAATGGGGAGCGGATTGATGCTAAAGACAAAAGGGTACTTGTAATAGGTGGTGGTGACACAGGAAGTGACTGTGTTGGTACTGCCAACAGGCAGAAAGCTCAATGGGTGGGACAAATTGAAATCCTTCCCAAACCACCGGTTAAGCGTCAGCATGGCAACCCCTGGCCTTTCTGGCCTCATGTTCTCAAGACATCTACTTCTCACGAGGAGGGCTGTGAGAGAATGTGGAGCCTGGCAACCCGTCGCTTTACCGGAGAAAAGGGACATGTTACCGGAGTGGAGGTTGTAGAGGTAGAATGGGTAAAAGAAGAGGGTAGGATGGTCATGAAGGAAAAAGAAGGTACTCTTAGGGTAATTCCGGCCGACCTGGTACTACTGTCTATGGGTTTCGTACATCCTGTTCACGAAGGTTTAATATCAGAATTGGGTCTTGACCTCGATCAAAGAGGTAATATCAAGATTGAAAAGAACTATTCTACCAGTGTGAAGGGGGTGTTTGCAGCAGGTGATGCTGCTAATGGAGCCTCTTTGGTCGTCACTGCCATAGCAAAAGGTAGGGAGGCTGCTCAAAATGTCAATAATTATCTCCTGAATTGTTAA
- the gltB gene encoding glutamate synthase large subunit, protein MRQRLPKAQGLYDPANEHDSCGIGFVAHIKGHKSNEIVRRGLEVLVNMTHRGAESADNKTGDGAGILMQLPDSFFREFGFSLPSPGRYGSGLVFLPKVEKEAQYCIDVLNEQLKSEGLELIGYREVPVNSRVIGDIARSNEPYIKQVFVKGDYEQDVLERKLFMARKVSENLVRSSSLKQKSSFYIVSLSSKIFIYKGMLTPGQLGEYFLDLKDPRISSAIALVHSRFSTNTFPTWDLAQPFRMIAHNGEINTIKGNRLWMEAREGLLQSDLFGDDLKKLFPVIEPGKSDSASLDNVLEFLVLTGRSLPHALTMLIPESWNDKNPIPPSLKAYYEYHSTIMEPWDGPASIVFSDGRYIGGTLDRNGLRPSRYVITKNDMIVMGSEVGVQVFSPEEIVSKGRLRPGKLLLVDTMLGIIIPDEEIKSQLSRLHPYENWLKENRIKLDDIEVKNRVPSSMGEKLSLYHREFGYNKEDVEQIIFPMVTTANEPVGSMGNDTPIAAVSEKPQRLFNYFRQLFAQVTNPPIDPIREGLVMALTSYIGSVSKNLLIETPAQCRSIKFTSPVVTNTDLGKIKDFRREEFTHVTIPIVFKVSEGGKGLKKAVESICEQAVKAVDAGNNYIILSDRDIAPDYAAISSLLATAAVHHHLVKNKKRMQIGLIVETGEAREVMHFALLLGYGASVINPYLCFATIDELVQKGKVKLSYEEARENYIKSVNKGLLKILSKMGISTLRSYHGAQMFEAVGLAAEVTEQYFTGTASRIGGVGFEELAKEAEMFHKAAFEGEDEGLFESFGSYAFRKYGEKHAWNPETVGLLQWATSENDYQKFKEYSKRVDEDNRTPLFLRGFLRLKPGTPIDISEVEPIESIMKRFVTGAMSYGSISKEAHEALAIAMNKIGGRSNTGEGGEDSYRFKSNARSAIKQVASGRFGVTANYLVNADELQIKIAQGAKPGEGGQLPGYKVDKVIAKLRNSTPGITLISPPPHHDIYSIEDLAQLIFDLKCTNPNARISVKLVSESGVGTVAAGVAKAHADLIVISGTEGGTGASPISSIKHAGLPLELGLAEVQQTLVLNNLRGRVKLQCDGQLKTGLDVVKMAMLGAEEYGFATSSLVVLGCIMMRKCHLNTCPAGIATQDEELRKRFIGKYQNLINFFTFIAMEVREILASLGYKSLDEVIGRSDLLEQNPEVGNWKTKGLDLSSLIYFPKEGRKNALHQTIEQKHKLEHVLDHELIRQARPALQNKSKVWMAHPIANTDRATGAMLSGEVAKAYGEEGLPEGTINCTFTGSAGQSFGAFLVKGISFRLEGDANDYLGKGLSGGEIVVVPPMGSTFKPDENIIIGNTVLYGATAGSLFVHGVTGERFGVRNSGAIAVVEGVGDHCCEYMTGGRVVVIGPTGRNFAAGMSGGIAYVLDETGNFDYFCNKGLVELGPVHDHEDVLELQQLLSKHLLYTNSRKAREILVNWDFYIPKFIKVIPFEYKKVLQQQKLMELERKLAETEDAPYIRE, encoded by the coding sequence TATATTAAGCAGGTTTTCGTAAAGGGTGATTACGAGCAGGATGTTCTTGAGCGTAAGCTTTTCATGGCGCGCAAGGTGAGTGAGAATCTGGTTCGTTCCTCATCGCTTAAGCAAAAGTCGAGTTTTTATATAGTTAGTCTTTCAAGTAAGATATTTATATATAAAGGTATGTTGACCCCCGGGCAGCTTGGGGAATACTTCCTTGACCTTAAAGATCCGAGAATCTCAAGTGCAATAGCACTGGTACACTCAAGATTTAGTACCAATACATTCCCAACCTGGGATTTGGCACAACCTTTCCGTATGATTGCGCATAATGGCGAAATAAATACTATTAAGGGGAACAGGTTGTGGATGGAGGCTCGCGAAGGTCTGCTTCAGTCTGACTTATTTGGCGATGATCTTAAGAAGCTCTTCCCGGTTATCGAACCGGGCAAGAGTGATTCGGCCTCACTTGACAACGTGCTCGAGTTTCTCGTGCTGACAGGCCGTAGCCTGCCGCATGCTCTTACTATGCTTATTCCAGAATCATGGAATGACAAAAATCCAATACCACCTAGTCTAAAGGCATACTACGAGTACCACAGTACTATTATGGAGCCATGGGACGGTCCTGCGTCCATAGTCTTTTCCGACGGTAGATATATCGGAGGTACGCTTGACAGAAACGGTCTGCGTCCATCACGGTATGTGATTACCAAGAATGACATGATAGTTATGGGTTCTGAGGTGGGAGTCCAGGTTTTTTCGCCTGAAGAAATAGTAAGCAAGGGTCGTTTGCGTCCGGGTAAGCTACTGCTTGTTGATACCATGCTTGGTATTATTATACCCGACGAGGAAATAAAGTCTCAACTGTCACGCTTGCATCCATATGAAAACTGGCTGAAGGAGAACCGAATCAAACTTGATGATATCGAAGTAAAGAACAGGGTGCCTTCTTCTATGGGTGAGAAGTTGAGCCTCTACCACAGGGAGTTTGGTTACAATAAGGAAGATGTCGAGCAGATTATTTTTCCAATGGTAACTACAGCCAACGAGCCCGTAGGCTCGATGGGTAACGATACCCCCATTGCTGCGGTTTCAGAAAAGCCACAGCGCCTGTTCAACTATTTCAGACAACTATTTGCCCAGGTTACCAATCCTCCTATAGATCCTATCCGCGAGGGACTGGTAATGGCACTTACAAGTTATATCGGTTCTGTATCCAAGAACCTGCTTATTGAAACTCCGGCACAGTGCCGCTCAATCAAATTTACCTCGCCAGTAGTTACAAATACCGACCTGGGAAAAATCAAGGATTTCAGACGTGAGGAATTTACTCATGTTACTATCCCGATTGTATTCAAGGTAAGTGAGGGTGGTAAGGGACTCAAGAAGGCTGTCGAATCTATCTGTGAGCAGGCTGTAAAGGCTGTAGATGCAGGTAATAACTACATTATTCTTAGTGACAGGGATATCGCACCAGACTATGCTGCAATTTCTTCACTGTTGGCTACTGCTGCAGTACACCACCACCTTGTCAAGAACAAGAAGAGGATGCAGATCGGTCTGATTGTAGAAACCGGTGAGGCCAGAGAGGTAATGCACTTTGCCCTCTTGCTTGGCTATGGTGCCAGCGTAATCAACCCTTATCTCTGTTTTGCAACTATCGATGAGTTGGTGCAAAAGGGTAAGGTAAAGCTTTCTTATGAAGAGGCACGTGAAAACTATATTAAATCAGTCAACAAGGGTCTGCTTAAGATCCTCTCAAAGATGGGAATTTCCACACTTAGGAGTTATCACGGTGCTCAGATGTTTGAAGCCGTTGGTCTGGCTGCAGAAGTTACTGAACAATACTTTACCGGTACTGCTTCCCGTATAGGTGGTGTTGGTTTTGAGGAACTGGCCAAAGAAGCAGAAATGTTCCACAAGGCTGCCTTTGAAGGTGAAGATGAAGGTCTGTTCGAAAGCTTTGGTTCTTACGCATTTCGTAAATACGGCGAAAAACATGCGTGGAACCCTGAAACGGTTGGTTTGCTTCAATGGGCTACTTCAGAAAATGATTATCAAAAATTTAAAGAATACTCCAAAAGGGTAGATGAAGATAACCGCACGCCATTATTCTTAAGGGGCTTCTTAAGGTTGAAACCGGGTACTCCTATTGATATAAGCGAGGTAGAACCGATAGAATCCATTATGAAGCGCTTCGTAACCGGTGCTATGTCCTATGGATCTATTTCAAAGGAAGCCCACGAAGCTCTTGCAATAGCGATGAACAAGATCGGTGGTAGGAGTAATACCGGTGAGGGTGGTGAAGATTCCTATAGATTTAAGTCAAATGCCCGCAGTGCAATCAAGCAGGTTGCCAGCGGTCGCTTTGGGGTGACAGCCAACTACCTTGTAAATGCTGATGAGTTACAGATTAAGATAGCGCAGGGCGCAAAACCCGGTGAGGGGGGGCAGCTTCCTGGATATAAGGTTGATAAGGTGATTGCAAAGTTGAGGAACTCAACTCCGGGCATTACCCTAATTTCACCTCCACCTCACCATGATATATATTCAATCGAGGATCTTGCACAATTGATATTTGACCTTAAGTGTACAAACCCGAATGCCAGAATAAGTGTCAAACTGGTTTCAGAAAGTGGAGTGGGCACTGTAGCGGCAGGTGTTGCCAAGGCACATGCCGACCTGATAGTAATTTCAGGTACCGAGGGTGGTACAGGAGCCAGCCCAATCAGTTCTATCAAACATGCCGGACTGCCTCTTGAACTGGGTCTTGCAGAGGTTCAACAGACTCTCGTGCTCAACAATCTGAGAGGACGTGTAAAACTGCAGTGTGACGGACAGCTTAAGACAGGTCTCGACGTAGTCAAGATGGCCATGCTTGGAGCCGAAGAATATGGTTTTGCAACATCTTCACTTGTGGTACTTGGCTGTATAATGATGCGTAAGTGCCACCTTAATACTTGTCCTGCAGGTATAGCTACCCAGGATGAAGAATTAAGGAAGAGGTTTATTGGAAAGTATCAGAACCTGATCAACTTCTTCACCTTTATTGCAATGGAGGTGAGGGAAATATTGGCCTCACTTGGATATAAGTCACTTGATGAGGTTATCGGTCGCAGTGATCTTCTGGAACAAAATCCTGAGGTGGGCAACTGGAAGACTAAGGGGCTGGATCTTTCATCACTTATATATTTTCCTAAGGAAGGTCGTAAGAATGCACTTCACCAGACTATTGAACAAAAACATAAGCTGGAGCATGTCCTGGATCATGAGCTGATTAGACAGGCCAGACCTGCACTACAAAACAAGAGCAAGGTTTGGATGGCTCACCCGATTGCAAATACAGACCGTGCAACAGGTGCCATGCTTTCGGGCGAGGTAGCCAAGGCCTATGGAGAGGAAGGTCTGCCGGAAGGAACTATCAACTGCACCTTTACCGGGTCAGCAGGTCAGAGCTTCGGAGCCTTCCTGGTAAAGGGTATCAGCTTCAGGCTTGAAGGTGATGCAAATGACTACCTGGGTAAAGGTTTGTCAGGAGGTGAAATAGTCGTTGTACCTCCTATGGGATCGACATTCAAACCTGATGAAAATATAATAATTGGTAATACAGTGCTTTACGGAGCCACTGCAGGAAGTTTGTTTGTTCACGGTGTAACAGGTGAACGCTTTGGGGTGCGTAACTCTGGAGCCATAGCTGTTGTCGAAGGAGTAGGAGACCACTGTTGTGAATACATGACCGGTGGACGTGTAGTAGTAATAGGTCCTACAGGAAGAAACTTTGCTGCCGGTATGAGTGGTGGTATAGCCTATGTTCTGGATGAGACAGGCAACTTCGACTACTTCTGCAACAAGGGACTTGTTGAGCTGGGTCCGGTACATGATCATGAAGATGTACTTGAGCTTCAGCAATTGCTCAGCAAGCACCTGCTTTATACTAACAGCCGCAAGGCACGTGAGATACTTGTCAACTGGGACTTTTATATCCCGAAGTTTATTAAGGTAATACCTTTCGAATACAAGAAAGTTCTGCAACAACAGAAGCTGATGGAGTTGGAACGCAAGCTTGCGGAGACAGAAGATGCTCCATATATCAGAGAGTAG